From Plasmodium chabaudi chabaudi strain AS genome assembly, chromosome: 12, the proteins below share one genomic window:
- a CDS encoding mediator of RNA polymerase II transcription subunit 17, putative (term=annotation;date=20180514;qualifier=removed_product=conserved plasmodium protein, unknown function;qualifier=added_product=mediator of rna polymerase ii transcription subunit 17, putative;qualifier=added_gene_name=med17;qualifier=added_literature=pmid:18515835;qualifier=added_GO:0016592;curatorName=ucb@sanger.ac.uk;~;query 558-558;GPI_cleavage_site_score=0.172): MKANEKETNNHVDNTNGEEDKIFENKFNDINLKLEAYGEGDYRLLRYLPDGSLAFEEVPNEETKNKQHLQQYAQIFCSEMEKYKIQNSNDLNLKNNSEWNKGEEYRILVENELKEIMILFDMILGTLNYDKGTKYLSLNKCNYYRDPEENKQDICISVTNRIEILEKLKKLCENERIQLNSINGIIAQKYYLFFINQLIKHWRILYTKYSEIDYMQIDSNFPYSTEFSVEFFFLPSIFWKISKNPIFLLWPPYPSFSPFKSQYAHITFSIKNLNEENAEDKEEEIDENAHTYLESNSIFENITNEEMNMFHLLDNKSSVSIQFEGISAHLIENNCHIQFYLHPLNVKLKGKNKLKKIVNINQNNITTIPENIIFKQAKNVHEKLTKAQWVLIDKSIFCILAEQANNLKDKNNEILINLDNVEQNINRSIKIHCTQINHKSIDFFINNIAIPSSSNKKIKVDFSFSITYEASDTASECTDSKTYDSDGNKTVKDSDENVKKQGTAEDTIDSDLIQIVLNLAISKIRDLFICAWKYFSFEMPYYSSDIHPMVYQDIFPNSHSDTLFITFFSWFIIALEKYLRVYRK, encoded by the coding sequence atgaaggcAAATGAAAAGGAAACAAACAATCATGTAGATAACACAAATGGAGAGgaagataaaatatttgaaaacaagtttaatgatataaatttaaagtTGGAAGCTTATGGAGAAGGAGATTACAGATTGTTGAGATATCTACCCGATGGATCACTAGCTTTTGAAGAAGTACCAAATGAAGAgactaaaaataaacagcATTTACAACAATATGcacaaatattttgttcagaaatggaaaaatataaaatacaaaatagtaatgatttaaatttgaaaaataatagtgaaTGGAATAAAGGGGAAGAATATAGAATATTAGTTGAAAATGAACTAAAAGAAATTAtgatattatttgatatgATATTAGGTACattaaattatgataaaggaacaaaatatttatctttaaataaatgtaattattatagagatccagaagaaaataaacaagATATATGTATTTCTGTAACTAATAGAATTGaaatattagaaaaattaaaaaaattatgtgaAAATGAAAGAATACAATTAAATTCTATAAATGGTATAATTgctcaaaaatattatttattttttattaaccaattaataaaacattggagaattttatatacaaaatattctGAAATTGATTATATGCAAATAGATAGTAATTTTCCATATTCTACTGAATTTTCagttgaatttttttttttaccgtctattttttggaaaatatcaaaaaacccaatatttttattatggcCTCCATACCCTTCATTTTCTCCTTTTAAGTCTCAATACGCACACATCACTTTttcaattaaaaatttgaacGAAGAAAATGCAGAAGATAAAGAAGAGGAAATTGACGAAAATGCACACACATACTTAGAGAGCAATTCCATTTTTGAAAACATTACAAACGAAGAAATGAATATGTTCCATTTATTGGATAACAAAAGTAGTGTTTCAATTCAATTTGAAGGAATATCTGCACAtttaattgaaaataattgtcatatacaattttatttacaccCTTTAAATGTTAAattaaaaggaaaaaataaattaaaaaaaattgtaaatataaaccaaaataatattacaaCAATAcctgaaaatattatattcaaacAAGCGAAAAATGTTcatgaaaaattaacaaaagcCCAATGGGTATTAATTGATAaatctattttttgtattttagCTGAACAagcaaataatttaaaagataaaaataatgaaattttaataaatcttGATAATGtagaacaaaatattaatcgAAGTATTAAAATACATTGCACACAAATAAATCATAAATCAatcgatttttttattaataatattgctATACCGTCTtcttcaaataaaaaaattaaagtaGATTTCTCTTTTAGTATTACATATGAAGCTAGCGATACAGCTAGTGAATGTACAGACAGTAAAACATACGATAGCGATGGTAATAAAACGGTGAAGGATTCCGATgaaaatgtgaaaaaacAAGGAACTGCAGAAGATACTATTGATAGTGACCTAATTCAAATAGTTTTAAATTTAGCAATTTCAAAAATACGAgacttatttatttgtgcATGGAAATATTTCTCTTTTGAAATGCCATACTATTCTTCTGATATACATCCTATGGTATATCAAGACATATTCCCAAATTCGCATTCAGACACATTAttcataacatttttttcatggtTTATTATAGCGctggaaaaatatttaaggGTATATagaaagtga
- a CDS encoding single-stranded DNA-binding protein, putative (term=annotation;date=20170223;qualifier=removed_product=conserved Plasmodium protein, unknown function;qualifier=added_product=single-stranded dna-binding protein, putative;curatorName=ucb@sanger.ac.uk;~;query 284-284;GPI_cleavage_site_score=0.12900001;~iprscan;InterPro:IPR009044 : ssDNA-binding transcriptional regulator;Superfamily:SSF54447; score=5.89E-55;query 130-309;description=ssDNA-binding transcriptional regulator): MKRICVNTQAIKRINANWQNKGISTCVKALWDITPLKYENICNRNLKTKNFTNLIKKNEYNTYKNRGFNYGYYNNNGHNYMSMNNNDNTPNNMPNYGNNGGNYPNAKYDSSNNFYQSKYNTNTNNENTDNNITYQYYSIFGSTAMCLIKPVFPDCIVNKNKSTIYGKGGLQFVFMKRQSNCNRYDKNNKMNIFLKINNLSNMLLLTDIENLTSPITIKGSNNNYLIIDKHANKNDHIVIKYKYNPSNNTENNNFNDINNIDMEVNENSNVNEDQKNNYEELHVSCAFSEFLFFQKATNLLLPQLIGWAKPN; this comes from the coding sequence ATGAAAAGGATTTGTGTAAATACGCAAGCTATCAAACGAATAAATGCCAATTGGCAGAATAAGGGAATAAGCACATGTGTGAAAGCATTATGGGATATCACACCTTTAAagtatgaaaatatatgcaatagaaatttaaaaacaaaaaatttcacaaacttaataaagaaaaatgaatataatacatataaaaatcgaGGATTTAATTATGGATActacaataataatggtcataattatatgagcatgaataataatgacAATACTCCAAATAATATGCCTAACTATGGAAATAATGGAGGTAATTATCCAAATGCTAAGTATGACtcatcaaataatttttatcaatcaaaatataatactaatacaaataatgaaaatacagacaataatataacatatCAATATTATAGTATTTTTGGAAGTACAGCTATGTGCTTAATAAAACCTGTATTCCCAGATTgtattgttaataaaaataaatcaacgATATATGGTAAAGGGGGACTtcaatttgtatttatgaAAAGGCAAAGTAATTGTAATCGAtatgacaaaaataataaaatgaatatttttcttaaaattaataatttatcaaatatgTTACTTTTAACAgatattgaaaatttaaCATCACCAATAACTATTAAAggaagtaataataattatttaattattgataaacatgcaaataaaaatgatcatattgttataaaatataaatataatccATCCAATAATactgaaaataataattttaatgatataaataatatagatatgGAAGTTAATGAAAATTCTAATGTAAATGAAgaccaaaaaaataattatgaagaATTACATGTTAGTTGTGCATTTTcagaatttttattttttcaaaaggCTACTAATTTATTACTTCCCCAACTTATAGGATGGGCAAAACCTAATTAA
- a CDS encoding bis(5'-nucleosyl)-tetraphosphatase [asymmetrical], putative (term=structural;date=20111002;qualifier=method_exon=changed gene model, changed coordinates of exon 1 based on RNASeq;curatorName=ucb@sanger.ac.uk;~term=annotation;date=20130115;qualifier=removed_product=BIS(5'-nucleosyl)-tetraphosphatase (diadenosine tetraphosphatase), putative;qualifier=added_product=bis(5'-nucleosyl)-tetraphosphatase [asymmetrical], putative;qualifier=added_ec_number=3.6.1.17;qualifier=added_literature=pmid:22791172;curatorName=ucb@sanger.ac.uk;~term=annotation;date=20160202;qualifier=added_Go:0033644;qualifier=added_GO:0004081;qualifier=added_literature=pmid:26829485;curatorName=ucb@sanger.ac.uk;~pfam_scan;Pfam:PF00293.24; E()=7.6E-15;score=54.8;query 27-140;description=NUDIX;~iprscan;InterPro:IPR003565 : Bis(5'-nucleosyl)-tetraphosphatase;PRINTS:PR01405; score= 1.9E-10;query 97-115;description=Bis(5'-nucleosyl)-tetraphosphatase;~iprscan;InterPro:IPR003565 : Bis(5'-nucleosyl)-tetraphosphatase;PRINTS:PR01405; score= 1.9E-10;query 117-135;description=Bis(5'-nucleosyl)-tetraphosphatase;~iprscan;InterPro:IPR003565 : Bis(5'-nucleosyl)-tetraphosphatase;PRINTS:PR01405; score= 1.9E-10;query 76-97;description=Bis(5'-nucleosyl)-tetraphosphatase;~iprscan;InterPro:IPR003565 : Bis(5'-nucleosyl)-tetraphosphatase;PRINTS:PR01405; score= 1.9E-10;query 32-50;description=Bis(5'-nucleosyl)-tetraphosphatase;~iprscan;InterPro:IPR015797 : NUDIX;Superfamily:SSF55811; score=3.66E-19;query 33-149;description=NUDIX hydrolase-like domain superfamily;~iprscan;InterPro:IPR020084 : NUDIX hydrolase, conserved site;Prosite:PS00893; score=1.0;query 51-72;description=NUDIX hydrolase, conserved site;~iprscan;InterPro:IPR000086 : NUDIX hydrolase, core;Prosite:PS51462; score=11.906;query 4-147;description=NUDIX hydrolase domain;~iprscan;InterPro:IPR000086 : NUDIX hydrolase, core;Pfam:PF00293; score=1.7E-14;query 34-129;description=NUDIX hydrolase domain), protein MGGDITRAYGILLCRILGNIGINNTNNIMKNIEFLFLRASYGTNHWTPPKGLVEENEEGLTTAIRETAEETGLNKDRYKLLNFEQTLKYLVNGKPKETTYYLAILLNKDENIILSDEHTDYRWIKSEQSNEYSLSPSLQDLMINAEKYLENNSNLIQ, encoded by the exons ATGGG cGGAGATATTACAAGGGCTTATGGAATTTTGCTATGCCGAATTTTAGGAAATATTGGAATAAATaacacaaataatataatgaaaaatatcgaatttttatttttaagggCATCCTATGGAACTAATCATTGGACTCCCCCTAAAG GACTCgttgaagaaaatgaagaaggGCTAACTACTGCAATTAGAGAGACAGCTGAAGAAACGGGACTAAATAAGGACAGATACAAACTCTTAAATTTTGAACAA actttaaaatatttggtTAATGGGAAACCAAAAGAAAcaacatattatttagCTATTCTATTAAACAAAGATgagaatataattttgtccGACGAACATACAGATTATAg GTGGATAAAAAGCGAACAGTCAAATGAGTACTCCCTTTCACCATCCTTACAAGATCTAATGATAAATgctgaaaaatatttagaaaataattcaaaccttatacaataa
- a CDS encoding U6 snRNA-associated Sm-like protein LSm2, putative (term=annotation;date=20110506;qualifier=added_gene_name=LSM2;qualifier=added_literature=pmid:21245033;curatorName=ucb@sanger.ac.uk;~term=annotation;date=20151002;qualifier=added_GO:0000398;qualifier=added_GO:0005732;qualifier=added_GO:0005688;curatorName=ucb@sanger.ac.uk;~pfam_scan;Pfam:PF01423.18; E()=4.2E-13;score=48.6;query 13-72;description=LSM;~iprscan;InterPro:IPR016654 : U6 snRNA-associated Sm-like protein LSm2;PIRSF:PIRSF016394; score=5.6E-51;query 1-97;description=U6 snRNA-associated Sm-like protein LSm2;~iprscan;InterPro:IPR001163 : Like-Sm ribonucleoprotein, core;SMART:SM00651; score=1.6E-8;query 5-74;description=LSM domain, eukaryotic/archaea-type;~iprscan;InterPro:IPR001163 : Like-Sm ribonucleoprotein, core;Pfam:PF01423; score=4.4E-13;query 13-72;description=LSM domain, eukaryotic/archaea-type;~iprscan;InterPro:IPR010920 : Like-Sm ribonucleoprotein-related, core;Superfamily:SSF50182; score=4.7E-19;query 13-92;description=LSM domain superfamily) has translation MLFFTFFQQLAEKNQHITIELKNDLQISGVLHSVDQYLNIKLTNISVNNPEKYPHLLSIKSCFVRGSVVRYVFLPSNEVNIDKLRHMCRQEAKMISDKEKNNSK, from the exons ATG CTTTTTTTTACGTTTTTTCAACAACTAGCTGAAAAAAACCAACATATAACCatcgaattaaaaaatgactTACAAATATCAGGGGTGTTACATTCAGTAGATCAATATCTAAACATcaaattaacaaatatatcaGTTAATAATCCGGAGAAATATCCACATTTA ttatCCATTAAATCATGTTTTGTAAGAGGGTCAGTGGTGAGGTACGTGTTTTTGCCATCGAATGAAGTTAACATTGACAAATTGCGTCATATGTGTAGACAGGAAGCAAAGATGATTTCAGacaaggaaaaaaataactcAAAGTAG
- a CDS encoding CDC73 domain-containing protein, putative (term=annotation;date=20170223;qualifier=removed_product=conserved Plasmodium protein, unknown function;qualifier=added_product=cdc73 domain-containing protein, putative;curatorName=ucb@sanger.ac.uk;~pfam_scan;Pfam:PF05179.10; E()=1.7E-27;score=95.8;query 740-906;description=CDC73_C;~iprscan;InterPro:IPR031336 : Cell division control protein 73, C-terminal;Pfam:PF05179; score=3.0E-29;query 740-906;description=Cell division control protein 73, C-terminal), whose translation MDTSTELKQLDLKVLMKKFLSDEKENIKLEKKDDKDIIIFEKNNFYIYSDVICGIENRKKEKYNVGDIYLFLCLPKSSYTFSYINSIGYKYISILERNKIIKKIEDQNNEDEEDQIKVNFYIYDKKNTINLNYYLHIEQEDIIQSNLFANTNLNDIICDIDSENENWGNIKKRKYADDETVQQMTNTYQDDTNIFPTKKNKIKTDENGLNHEIDQSSTLNNPQNKINPILYTKDTKNNDQPNESNIGLISFNNTNKICNVDKIYKSQIFYIKSGSHNVTKEVCEKNKIKKKLNKNIKYNFIEEDIPSIRYDELFYFNSNEINLDENHINNISTNFKFLKRGAQICKQPQSDNANTGLENDPSPNEQNDNPILKHYYEHNIFKNIFFLNFNLYSLLNNTYVANSPKDDQIFSNLQILINKFFEEYVKYVKRNNTINMNDNKGDIIQFELNLNDIEPQTSSQTVDNINTFENKGNDYFTNLDPENQQRYVSINNLNYIRNTVLPSYLQNNIINYFKYSTSIETIEKFNDHDKLILFHSILNMYIYSLYDKNFYEQNKNYINFFHQFLSEFSFEENFVKVNGHEHDHDHFSEVETDSIDSDKALSDDLEKDDIALDSSVDPAQSKFYLLESGCIKINDKMDSKIFETLSENKYNKGNIELIKSAQIKEINYKDSYDIVGNNSCDFRRIYNLFKNELLDKSNIKNVYINGIKKNIIIDNEDENIKHKSHKKVLKIIDEIHLTYKRRPIILIESSSTNDNIINRNNIDSFFLHNNLDGPSKNEKQNNTTIPIKTNNYDGVSIIYNMFNKNIKFLFIENDKIDILSETDWKCVIAVIIKSKNSLKNILNKYPFEISTTLFQPFKTFAFMYTDETIPSDLLTGTNVDIIRLNRNNRKDDHVAAKKFWTNVEKFILQRRDKNFYKKKKL comes from the coding sequence ATGGATACAAGCACAGAATTAAAACAACTCGATTTGAAAgtattaatgaaaaagtttttaagtgatgaaaaagaaaatataaaattagaaaaaaaagatgataaagatattataatttttgaaaaaaataatttttatatatatagtgaTGTTATATGTGGAATTGAAAACCgtaagaaagaaaaatataatgtaggagatatatatttatttctatgCCTACCCAAAAGTAGTTACACATTTTCTTATATTAATTCAATTggttataaatatataagtatattagaacgaaataaaattattaaaaaaatcgaagaTCAAAATAATGAGGATGAAGAAGATCAAATTAAAGTtaacttttatatttacgataaaaaaaatacaattaatttaaattattatcttcaTATAGAACAAGAAGATATTATTCAATCCAATCTATTTGCTAACACAAATCTTAATGACATTATATGTGACATTGATagtgaaaatgaaaattggggaaacattaaaaaacgaaaatatGCAGACGACGAAACGGTACAGCAAATGACCAACACATATCAAGACGATACCAACATTTTTccaacgaaaaaaaataaaataaaaacggATGAAAACGGTTTAAATCATGAAATAGATCAAAGCTCCACTTTAAACAAtccacaaaataaaataaatccaattttgtataccaaagacacaaaaaataatgaccAGCCCAACGAATCAAACATTGGCTTGATCTCGTTTAATaacacaaataaaatatgcaatgttgataaaatttataagtcacaaattttttacatcAAAAGTGGGTCCCATAATGTCACTAAAGAGgtttgtgaaaaaaataaaataaaaaaaaagttaaacaaaaatataaagtacAATTTTATAGAGGAAGACATACCATCCATAAGATAtgatgaattattttatttcaactCGAATGAAATTAATTTAGATGAAAAtcacataaataatattagcaCCAACTTTAAGTTTCTAAAGAGGGGAGCACAAATATGCAAGCAGCCCCAATCAGATAATGCAAACACCGGCTTGGAAAATGATCCGAGCCCGAACGAACAGAACGACAACCCCATTTTGAAGCACTACTACGAAcacaacatttttaaaaacattttctttctcaactttaatttatactcccttttaaataatacttACGTTGCAAACTCACCAAAAGACGACCAAATTTTTAGTAACCTACAAATTTTGATCaacaaattttttgaagaatatgtaaaatatgttaaaagaaataatacaataaatatgaatgatAACAAAGGTGACATTATCCAATttgaattaaatttaaacgATATAGAACCTCAGACAAGCTCGCAAACAGTCGACAATATAAACACTTTTGAGAACAAGGGGAATGATTATTTTACAAACTTAGACCCCGAAAATCAACAACGCTATGTctctataaataatttaaattatattcgtAATACAGTTTTACCAtcatatttacaaaataatataataaattattttaaatattcaacTTCTATAGAAACAATTGAAAAGTTTAACGATCATGATAAATTAATCCTTTTTCATAGCATtctaaatatgtatatatattctttatatgataaaaatttctatgaacaaaataaaaattatattaattttttccacCAATTTTTAAGtgaattttcatttgaagaaaattttgttaaagTAAATGGACATGAGCATGATCACGATCACTTTTCAGAGGTCGAAACAGATTCAATTGATTCGGACAAAGCATTAAGTGATGACCTTGAAAAGGATGACATAGCTTTGGATAGTAGTGTAGACCCTGCCCAATCAAAATTCTATTTACTCGAAAGTGGCtgcataaaaattaatgacAAAATGGATAGTAAGATATTCGAAACTTTaagtgaaaataaatataataaaggaAATATCGAACTTATTAAGTCTGCACAGAtcaaagaaataaattataaagatTCATATGATATAGTTGGAAATAATTCATGCGATTTTAGAAGAATATATaacctttttaaaaacGAACTTTTAGATAAAAgcaacataaaaaatgtatatatcaatggtattaaaaaaaatataataattgataatgaggatgaaaatataaaacataaaagcCATAAAAaggttttaaaaattattgatGAAATACATTTAACTTATAAAAGAAGACCAATCATATTAATCGAAAGTAGTTCAACAAATGataacataataaatagaaACAATATtgattccttttttttacataataatttagatggaccatcaaaaaatgaaaaacaaaataataccaCTATACcgataaaaacaaataactATGATGGAGTatcaattatttataacatgtttaataaaaatataaaatttttatttatagaaaatgataaaattgatATTTTGTCTGAAACAGATTGGAAATGTGTAATAGctgttattataaaatcaaaaaactctttaaaaaatattttaaataaatatcccTTTGAAATATCAACAACTTTATTTCAACCTTTTAAAACTTTTGCATTCATGTATACTGATGAAACTATTCCATCCGATTTATTGACAGGAACGAATGTCGATATTATTCGACTAAATCGTAATAATAGAAAAGATGATCATGTTGCTGCAAAAAAGTTTTGGACTAACGTTGAAAAGTTTATCTTACAGCGTCgagataaaaatttttataaaaaaaaaaaattataa